The sequence below is a genomic window from Wyeomyia smithii strain HCP4-BCI-WySm-NY-G18 chromosome 1, ASM2978416v1, whole genome shotgun sequence.
AAACATAAACCAGATATGATGAAGCTACGAGTATTTGGCTGCAATGCGTATGGTTCCTGCGCAGCAGCGCAAGAAACTAGATTCGAAGAGTTAGTTATCATTAATGGTTGGTTATGCACCCAATGGGTATAGTATAGACTGTGGAACATTAGTCAGCCTATAGGATAGAGAGAAGACGTAGAACTCACCGTTATGGTaactgtcacaccaaaacggcGGGTTACCCCGCCAAAATAAGCTTCGCGATGTTATTTTGCGtgactttttcaatattatatgtTTAGGGACCCAAACACATCTCACGTAACAGGAATGAAACCGTATGACAGTAAAGCGTATATCAAACATgtttaaatttgatatgtgttagagtcacattccgattcggaacttgaccttctgtttactatacacagacttcgcagccaaccgttaagtgtacaggacaattgcggggctagcgctacgatcttactaacactaacagtctctcccgagtcaagactcgaacctacgatgaatgacttgttaggccagcatcgtacctcgagagctgggattcgaaaaacattaacaattctttttttaaattgtacttGCATACAAGTTGTTCCGTAAACTAGCAAGTCCCTTTTTTCATCGCAACTTGATTGCAATACTTTGCGTCAAAACTTTCGAAACTTTAAAGGCCTTCCAGCCGTTTTGGTGTGAGCTTAATGGAAGTGAGTGTCATGGCGTCTCTCTTTTCTATAGGCTTTCTACTAAACACGCAGCTGAAACTTGGCATACCATGCTCATAGGTTGCTGCGATaacccaattgaaaatgaaaactcCGGGAAGGGGTGAGAAAAATGATACTCGGAAAAAAATAGAAAGCCcaagatcgtagattttttttttgccgcacgcaagatcgtaaatttttttttgcaagtaagctaacataattaccttccataggaaatttatgaaactcaattatctgtcttagttatttttttaccaccatccgaaaaaagtccattttttcaacgcatacgttagcacaaaacgacatttttagcccattgaaacatctgtgtaaggtattagcagagccggatttatgggggggcccagggggcccgggcccctgGCCCCCTAATTtttagggcccccacaaatcgacaaaaagatttttctctttaaaaatgagatttaatcaaaagttcgatttacagtaagaaaatttgaacagacaatttcaatctgacactttccttcagtgttattttttcgcgagcgccaatatcacaactacatccataagagttcaacttggattctcttggaatgacacacattaacataccatttgaatcgaaccagcgcgcattaaacgcctagagttaaagcttagccgactgtcactaaaagcgccaatcgaactgtcaaaactcgttccaatcgaacatcagcaatgttaaaactatgatgaaaaaactgttgactgtttgattggaatttttcagtgacagtcggccaaactttagcTCTAGAGCTTTAGCAcgcatgggaggtaaagcaaaggaagaaaataacccacaagtttttttaatgcattgcttttgcttacttgtccgaatcagggataccagatgtgcttttcaaaatgcagattttctgagctcgtgtgcagattttattgacctgcagatgtttgtagttttttcctagtttctattattgtcagagtcgtcttatatttgcgccgtctttctcaaattgtgtgcaaatttttgcctgtggatcgcatttttttttcaaattgcggtagtttttttttcaggtatcaagaaaaaacttgaagatgaaacttattaaaaataggttgcgcgCGACTGTGAAAaatgaaaggcagtcaaacttagcattattatgtttcgagtacgagtatactgaagaagttgaatgttgattatttaattaataagtttcctgcaaaaaaactcgtaaagcatagtttacagttccaagcaaagtgaaaaatttgacaagtgaaaaagcgtaaattttcgcttgcgaaatctgtcgtgaaaaccggtttgtggaacacgcaggtaattcaccaccctgcagtttacagtttaagtgaagtgaaactcacgagtttacacctcgagcgaagtgaaaattggctgcaactgacagaatagaaacgcacgcaagttttcgcttgctgctccttttttcactagcgcttgcatgcgtgaaagaaataaacccaagtggaaaagatgagatccacaaccatcgatttcgctggatcgaatttgtttacagttccaagcgaagtgaaattttttgcaggttgcatttttcacgagcgtgaaaaaatgaacatgttgtatgagattttcacttcgcttggaactctaaatagagcttaagaaaaaattctaacaaatttttggtaatttttcaatagcaaataaatgcttttaactcgtacgataaaaaacagttttgttttattttgggccccccactataactgggccccgggcccccacaatcgtaaatccggccctgggtaTTAGCCAgatcaaaataattgattgaaatgcttggcctatgttgcgtggaattgcacaggtttttcagttgatacactaaggacattgcagcggcaaaagtaccgggcaaatctgtgttgatcactaactactagtatttatttctatacttcaaaataccattttcaacttctaaaattttgaagaactcgaaattctggctacgcccaagctattagtattttttcacaacatttatttcaactgctattagttactctgtttttatattattttaactttctagtacttacttttactaaatgcaatcatttttatcaaaaaacttgattttccttTACAACTATATTGAGTCAACGGAGTTCACCGTTTCAAACTCgagattgaattttttttaaaagtgttCGGGgcttttggaaatatttttcataagcTCAACTTCTGGAGTTCAGAAGCTTATTTTAAATCTATTCCTTGTTTTAAGTTTTGCTGGTCTTCAGAAGTGTTTCCTCTTCATTTTAGATTCCATTCGGGCATTTTTCAGGCTCACTTTTCTAACCTGTGGAGAAGTTTTTCCCTATTCTGAACTAAGCTTAGGAATATTTTTTCCCTTAAGAAGCGCTTTtcgtcattctgagctcaattggaATATTATCGGCTTTctcgtttttgttttgtaattattaGTTCAAGGCGTTTAAAAGTGGAGTCTTGTTctcatttttggatttttttcactATTCAGAACTCAATAAATGTTTTTTAGGCTTATCTGGCTTccaaaagagattttgtcttagaattttcaacttaatatcttttctatttttttccttttttaaaagTGTTTTTGCACTATTTTAGGTTACTCTTAAAAGCACAATTTATTGCGCTATTtaagatttagaaaaaaaacttaaacttCAGAAAAGTGTTAAGCtaatctgagcttaattttgtgCCTGTTTTGGAGTTTTCTATAATCCTACAGTCCAAAGTGTCGCCAAAATCCATCTAAACACGCAGCTGAAACTTGGCATACCATGCTCATAGGTTGCTGCGATaacccaattgaaaatgaaaactcCGGGAAGGGGTGAGAATAACGATACTcggaaaaaaaagagaaatgaaAAGCTAGAGCAAGCTAAATGATTTTTTATATTCACTTGACAAAAGTTTTGAGCTCATAATTAACCAGGTTGGAGCTTGGTGCGAGAAACAGTGCTTGGCATACAGgcaaaagttttgttttatggGGAAAGTTTTCCCCATGCTGGTACGCCAGAGTATCTCTCCTAGCTTATGTGATATGAAGATGACTAACGAAAGGAACCATGTTCTGATTATTTTCCTCTGATAGCAATGCCAAATCGTTGGATCCATCCAGCGGATACTGGGCGGAGTCACTGCCGGCCCTCGAAACACCCCTCTGTGCGGTTGTGGATCCGGTTCGAGACTTCCGCTGGCATGCTCTGCGCTGTGGAGGACCCGAAACGGCTGCGTTTTTGTGCGAACTTCCAGGTAATTTGTGTTTATTGAAAAATCAATAGTAGTAATGAtttctttattttcagttcccaCTTGGGCAATTGATTGTACCGTAACTTCGATGCCCTCGCTAACGGTGCAGTACATGTCGGACAGCGGTGCGGTTCAACTGTCCCGTGATTGTGGTGAGCAGGGAACCCGACATATGTCTTGCCAGGGCAAACTCGACAAGGATTCTATCCTGCAGCAACTGCAGTGTGCGGAGAGAGAGGATGATGCCGAAGCACTTGCCACGGAAACCGCCGAAAACAATCAACTTCCAGCGGTCGAATTGACTCCCGTTGCACAGCAGAAGACGCCCCTTGTTACGAGACAACCATTGCTTCCGGAGATTTTGGAGCACGACATTCTGACGGTAGTCTCGAACAACGACGAAGACAACAGCATCGATGTTAATCCGAATCAAATCGAAGACACGGTCAAGAATGTGATCAATAAGTTCAACCTAGCAGATCTAATGCAGGCTGAACAGTCGCTGCACAGTGACGAAGTGGACGGACATTTCGATGGAGAACATCTGAAGGACGGAAAGAAAGTTGGCGGAAAGAAATATTCACCTTTGTTTGAGAAGAAGGAGAAGTTCGGCAAGAAGGACGATCGAAAGCAAGACGAAGATGACGAGTTGATGATGGGTGACCAGCCGGATGAAACCGAAACGCAGCCAATCGATATCGTTCAACAGGCGGTGAAACCGACCGAAGGGGACTCAGATGAGAGTGGCTCTTCCGTAGTGGCGGGAGGATCCACCGAAGGTGGATCAACATTGGAGGAAAGCACAACGGCTGACTCTAGGTTGCGAAGAGCTACCGACGAAGAATCCTCATCCGAAAGCACGCCGGTTTCAACTACGGAAATAACGCCGACTACGGTCACGACATCAGCACCCACCACGACGACAGCGGAGCCGACAACCTCAAGCACTGCAAGCCACATTCTGCCGACTACACCGAAGAAGGAAATATCCTCCGTTGGGGATCACTTCATTCCTCCGATGTTGTTGGTAAAAGCACGCTTCACCTCTACGAAGACCCACGTGGAACCCATTGCTACTACTGAGCTCGTGTCGGAAACAACACAAACTTCCGAGTCTACGGTTTCTACTATGCAGACATCATCTCCGGCTTTAACATCGGAAGACGTTACCACAGATGTACCCTCAACAGTTTCTGAGCTGACAACCACAAAATCCTCCCCTCTTGAAACTGAAACTACAGTCGCTCACCAGATAGTTGAAATCACCTTTGACGATAAGGAGCTGTCCTCGAAGATTGGAACTCTGAGCATAACAACACGTCCATTTACTACAGTTGAGGCCAAACCTTCGACTGTTTCGCCTCAAAGCACGACGGTGAACAATGTCACTTCCACTTCGGGTCAGTCTTCAACGCAGCCAGACTCGACAGTACCGGTCAGTCCTTCATCCACCCTTTCGACGACAACATCTACGACTACAGTGGCTCCCACATCTACAGCTTcatcatcaacaacaacaacaacaaccgtcGCAGTACCAACGGAACATGAACTCCAACGGGACGAGCCGGAAGAGGAGGTCACCAATCACGAATCGGACGACGAACTTGACGATCAGCAGCACCCGGAGTTGCACAACAGCTTCTCCAACATTGAAAACTACCAACCCTACAAACCGAACCGTCACCGGTCACTCACCAAACCGGAAGTGCACAGTAATTGTGGCAACTACATCAAAAAAATCCTCGGCTGAAGACGCTAGCCGTTGTCCTCGGTGGCTTTTTTCCCTTGGTTGTTGTTTCGTCCTCACCCGACGGAGGCAGAAATCATATAGACAACGTTCTCAACTCTTCCCAGAACTCATCTCAGAAACTTAAATAGTGATAACTCCGTAGAAACATCCGATCTTAGTAGCGTGTAGCGACTAGTCTTTGAGCTCCCGTTTTTCATTCCGATTTGCTTTAGAATATTAGCCAGTACATATTAGCTCTTGGCGGTAACCTTCCAGATAGAATCTAGACCCCTCGATTTCTCTCccacaataaaaaaaagtttttttaggtgtttagaacaaaaaaaaaaattctgtgaTCTTTTTTGCCAAATCTTTGCGCGTTTAAACAACACAAGCACACGATcatcgaacagaataaaaaaaacattagctTTCCGCATATCTATTCAAcatttcaacaacaacaacaaaaatagcTGTAGTAGTTTGTTCTGATTGAATGCAGAAGATAAAAAAACGTTTGCACCATAAttccgaacaaaaaaaaatgtgaggtaAACTTTTAATTTAGATAACGATTTAGAAATTGGCTAAAACACAAAGCAACTTTTAGCAAATATTCGTAAAAATACATTAGCTGAAAGCAAGCGATTTCTAGACAGGAATAAAAACACACACAAACTTGTTGCCAATTTCGAagcgaaaacagaaaaaaaaagctggtcGCAGTGATGCGCAACCCTTATAAAACCAAAAGCTTTCAAAACACCTTCTTGCGACACACGCGCGCACGTAGTTCGAGAAAGAAAAGCAAACCGCGCACAAAACCAAAGGAATGATCTCCACAGTTGGTTTTCCAACCTGTTTTCGCATGTGCTATTGTAAGAGGATATCCCCCCCAAAACGGTGAAGAGCTGCTGGATGGTATGGAATTAAACAGTTTtaagaaaatgattttaataaaaatgaCAGATTTACACCCGGTTGAGTGAGGGCGGGACGAGTTTTGTGTCCGAAATGTTCTTACTATGAAGTTCGTACAATTTGTTCCGGAACTTTTGAATTGCACTGTGAAAGCTGTCAATTTGATCGAAATAATTCGAACGTTAAATTTGAATCAGAGTAGGCTACGAGCACGAGAACATTTTACCCATTTTACATACAAAGTATACAAAAGAATTTCAAGGAAAACAAAGGtaagtttacattaaaaaagttttattcaCAGAACCTCGCACTGCTTAGCCACAATCTTTCGATAGAACTCAAAAACCTCATCCACAGCAGTCGTTCCCAGCCGCAGCGCCCGATGGTACTGCTCCGGCGTGAATCGCCCATGCGTATAGATGGAAACCGTTTTCTTCGCCACACTATCAAACACAAACGTAAACCGTGCCTGTGCATCCTTGGCTTGTAAATCGCTCGGATCCAGCCATATCCGACCGTCCGCATCGAGCACACTATGCACGGCACCCACCAGGTACTGCATTTCGATGCCACTATTTACCAAAGCTAAACAGACAGCGTTGATGGCACACGCGATTAGGCCTCCGTGGTCTTGCATTTCCTGCAACTGAATTGAGATGGCCGTACGAGGATGAAGCGCCGAAGTAGCCAATGTCGCCGGTTCGAATCCAACCTTCCTCATCGACAAGTTCCCGAGTTGCTTTCTCATCATTATAATAACCCATGAAAGGGATTCTGGTACTAATCAGCAACTCACCGTGCTCCCCAATGCCTACTGCCATGCCGCATTCATCGACAACTTTCGCGTTCAAATGTGGCATCAGTTGACCCACAGAACCA
It includes:
- the LOC129719103 gene encoding uncharacterized protein DDB_G0290587, coding for MIEKTKNLVALCGLVLLLTVSELAITEARAVNISNTWTLPQDGFGVFYRYFRDKISWFEADAVCQFHHANLVTVDNGVQFDAARAFLKELDVTNPVWIGLMRPENSARFTWTNAKSLDPSSGYWAESLPALETPLCAVVDPVRDFRWHALRCGGPETAAFLCELPVPTWAIDCTVTSMPSLTVQYMSDSGAVQLSRDCGEQGTRHMSCQGKLDKDSILQQLQCAEREDDAEALATETAENNQLPAVELTPVAQQKTPLVTRQPLLPEILEHDILTVVSNNDEDNSIDVNPNQIEDTVKNVINKFNLADLMQAEQSLHSDEVDGHFDGEHLKDGKKVGGKKYSPLFEKKEKFGKKDDRKQDEDDELMMGDQPDETETQPIDIVQQAVKPTEGDSDESGSSVVAGGSTEGGSTLEESTTADSRLRRATDEESSSESTPVSTTEITPTTVTTSAPTTTTAEPTTSSTASHILPTTPKKEISSVGDHFIPPMLLVKARFTSTKTHVEPIATTELVSETTQTSESTVSTMQTSSPALTSEDVTTDVPSTVSELTTTKSSPLETETTVAHQIVEITFDDKELSSKIGTLSITTRPFTTVEAKPSTVSPQSTTVNNVTSTSGQSSTQPDSTVPVSPSSTLSTTTSTTTVAPTSTASSSTTTTTTVAVPTEHELQRDEPEEEVTNHESDDELDDQQHPELHNSFSNIENYQPYKPNRHRSLTKPEVHSNCGNYIKKILG